In Bicyclus anynana chromosome 22, ilBicAnyn1.1, whole genome shotgun sequence, the following proteins share a genomic window:
- the LOC112043358 gene encoding trypsin, alkaline C-like produces MRLSWCLALVFCAVLASVHCRRIVGGAPTDIETYPSLVQVERQDINTEAWSQSCAATILTAQTVLTAAHCFHGELFEDRLRRIRAGTTYRNYGGDISYVKYSINHPDYNVASRYDSDISIVRLANPLIYSPFIQRGTIVAHGSVIPDNLPVVHAGWGATEQGGKASDVLLDVSIYTINHDVCRERYATLEGRPPVTENMICAGLKDVGGADACQGDSGGPMYYGQIVIGVVSWGEGCANATFPGISTAVSPFTPWIVENSY; encoded by the exons ATGAGGTTGTCTTGGTGTTTGGCGTTGGTGTTCTGTGcag TACTCGCCTCAGTTCACTGCAGGCGCATTGTCGGAGGGGCACCGACAGACATAGAGACGTACCCATCCTTAGTGCAAGTGGAGAGACAGGACATTAACACTGAAGCCTGGTCCCAGTCTTGCGCAGCGACTATCCTCACGGCCCAAACAGTACTAACAGCGGCCCATTGCTTCCATGGAGA attattcGAAGATAGATTACGCCGTATCAGAGCTGGTACCACATATCGGAACTACGGTGGCGACATCTCCTATGTAAAATACTCCATCAACCATCCAGACTACAACGTTGCCTCTCGCTACGATAGCGACATCAGCATCGTCAGGCTTGCCAATCCTCTGATCTACTCTCCCTTCATCCAGAGGGGCACCATAGTTGCCCACGGCTCGGTGATCCCTGACAACTTGCCCGTCGTCCATGCCGGCTGGGGAGCCACTGAA CAAGGCGGCAAAGCATCGGATGTCCTTCTGGACGTCAGCATTTACACAATCAACCACGATGTGTGCCGCGAGCGTTATGCAACTTTAGAAGGTCGGCCGCCAGTCACTGAGAACATGATCTGCGCTGGTCTCAAAGACGTCGGTGGTGCGGACGCTTGCCAGGGTGACTCCGGTGGACCTATGTACTACGGGCAAATCGTTATCGGGGTAGTTTCGTGGGGTGAGGGTTGCGCCAACGCCACCTTCCCTGGCATCAGCACCGCTGTCTCCCCATTCACACCATGGATCGTCGAAAATTCTTATTGA
- the LOC112043370 gene encoding trypsin, alkaline C-like produces MRNLNLLFNIFTNHNNNNNKPVLERGGVRLYWDRSIITDRTILANKPDIVVLDRAQSRVFLVDITIPYDENLVRAETEKKRKYLDLALEVTAMWHVESTEIIPIVISANGSEICWAKQRIVGDSVTSIDQFPTLVQVDEKNIWTELWSQNCAGNILTADKILSAAHCFYGYNFDPKLRRVRAGATFRNYGGVVAYVQKAYNHHTFGLNGYDGDISVVKLKDRLVYSPAIQRTAIPPQGTVIPDHLPVVQAGWGATSQGGPSSDVLLYVNVFTINNALCAERYATLPNRPAVTPNMICAGVKDIGGKDSCQGDSGGPMMYDRITVGIISWGEGCANKTFPGVSTSVSPYTDWIVGI; encoded by the exons ATGAGAAACTTAAACTTACTTTTTAATATCTTtacaaatcataataataataataataagccagTGCTTGAGCGCGGCGGAGTCCGGCTCTATTGGGACCGGTCCATCATCACGGACAGGACTATTCTTGCGAATAAGCCTGATATCGTGGTGCTGGACCGGGCACAGTCGAGGGTGTTTTTAGTGGACATCACAATTCCATATGAcgagaaccttgtgagagctGAGACGGAGAAAAAACGCAAGTATCTTGATCTGGCTCTCGAGGTTActgccatgtggcatgtcgagtccactgaaatcatcccaATCGTCATATCTGCCAATG GTTCAGAGATATGTTGGGCAAAGCAAAGGATAGTCGGCGACTCAGTGACCTCCATTGACCAATTCCCAACATTAGTTCAG GTAGATGAAAAGAACATCTGGACAGAGTTGTGGTCTCAGAACTGCGCTGGCAACATCCTCACGGCAGACAAGATCTTGAGTGCGGCGCACTGCTTCTACGGATA TAACTTCGATCCAAAGCTACGTCGTGTACGAGCGGGGGCCACGTTCAGGAACTACGGCGGAGTCGTGGCCTACGTTCAGAAGGCCTACAACCATCATACGTTTGGCTTGAATGGCTACGACGGAGACATCAGCGTGGTCAAACTAAAGGACCGGCTGGTCTACTCGCCTGCTATACAACGGACTGCGATTCCTCCGCAGGGCACTGTCATTCCTGACCACTTGCCCGTCGTGCAAGCTGGCTGGGGTGCCACTTCT CAAGGCGGCCCATCATCCGACGTACTCCTATACGTCAATGTCTTCACCATCAACAACGCTCTCTGCGCCGAGCGGTACGCAACTCTACCCAACCGACCAGCGGTGACACCCAACATGATCTGCGCTGGTGTCAAGGACATCGGAGGCAAGGACTCTTGCCAGGGTGACTCTGGTGGACCTATGATGTATGACAGAATCACCGTTGGAATCATATCCTGGGGCGAAGGGTGTGCGAACAAAACCTTCCCTGGCGTCAGTACCTCTGTATCTCCATACACTGACTGGATTGTtggcatttaa
- the LOC112043359 gene encoding trypsin, alkaline C-like, producing the protein MITVGAASADEVLVGRQAQPQNIGVLQSFPSVVQVEFYLFWSTIDWSQECAGIILNNRHILSAGSCVSGWSYESRFRRIRAGSSVANTGGIVHYVQDRMLHPHWANNDYSGDVSVIRTMTTIVYTALIQQASIASPGSWMPHNLRVSQPGFGRGQQTALTNQEVLTAERSNCARRDGTFSAAFNATVNIICAIPPTGIARNDNVGSPWIFNGVAVGMCGGVNSIDAYKGLIAADVAQYTAWIVDIVSNWW; encoded by the exons ATGATAACCGTTG GAGCCGCGTCGGCCGATGAGGTGCTCGTCGGTAGACAGGCTCAGCCACAGAACATTGGCGTGCTACAATCGTTCCCCTCAGTGGTCCAAGTGGAGTTCTACTTGTTCTGGTCCACCATCGACTGGTCGCAGGAGTGCGCGGGTATAATCCTCAACAACAGACATATCCTCTCTGCTGGCAGCTGTGTCTCTGGATG GTCTTACGAGTCCCGGTTCCGCCGCATAAGAGCTGGTTCCAGCGTCGCCAATACTGGCGGCATCGTACACTACGTCCAGGATAGAATGCTCCATCCCCACTGGGCAAACAACGATTACTCCGGAGATGTGAGCGTCATCAGAACCATGACGACCATAGTGTACACCGCACTCATCCAGCAAGCGTCCATCGCGTCCCCCGGATCCTGGATGCCACACAACTTGAGAGTATCGCAACCTGGATTCGGTCGCGGTCAG CAAACAGCGTTGACCAACCAAGAAGTGCTAACCGCTGAACGCTCCAACTGCGCTCGTCGCGACGGCACTTTCTCCGCTGCCTTCAACGCCACCGTCAACATCATTTGCGCTATCCCCCCCACCGGCATAGCACGCAACGATAACGTCGGCAGCCCATGGATCTTCAACGGGGTCGCTGTTGGCATGTGTGGAGGTGTTAACTCTATTGATGCTTACAAAGGACTCATAGCAGCCGATGTCGCACAGTACACCGCATGGATTGTTGATATCGTTTCTAACTGGTGGTAG
- the LOC112043360 gene encoding uncharacterized protein LOC112043360, with protein sequence MVAIFILSLALFTGATSAADFDQYDLALNGTSNVTALHQFPSVVQVEFLDYWGWNVWTQNCAATILTSRWLLSAATCFSGPTYPSTRSRRIRAGAVYRHFGGQIVDVDFEVNYQRNVTNKTALIYDMSVVRLRSPLFYSNLVSQGAIIASGFQIPTGLVVNQNSSELTIAPVTIGVRLYPSNGTHPTILVGHPSVGEVSGDIGGPWFVGNVSIAVLSGFNTNVTWTDSIYATSISSFTNWIVSIAST encoded by the exons GCGCTACTTCAGCGGCGGATTTTGATCAGTATGATCTTGCACTAAACGGCACCAGCAACGTCACGGCTCTACACCAGTTCCCCTCAGTAGTGCAGGTGGAGTTCCTGGACTATTGGGGCTGGAACGTGTGGACCCAGAACTGCGCTGCTACTATCCTGACTTCAAGGTGGTTGCTATCTGCTGCTACGTGTTTCTCTGGACC GACCTATCCAAGCACGCGCTCGCGCCGAATCCGCGCTGGAGCTGTCTACCGTCATTTTGGAGGTCAGATCGTCGACGTGGACTTCGAGGTCAACTACCAGCGTAACGTGACCAACAAAACAGCCCTCATCTACGACATGAGCGTAGTGAGGCTCAGGAGCCCCCTGTTCTACAGCAACCTCGTCAGTCAGGGCGCTATCATCGCTTCGGGCTTCCAAATCCCAACCGGTTTGGTTGTTAATCAA AACTCCTCCGAGTTGACCATTGCACCAGTCACAATCGGAGTCCGGCTTTACCCATCCAACGGCACCCATCCAACCATCCTCGTCGGACATCCGAGTGTTGGCGAAGTCAGCGGCGACATCGGAGGCCCTTGGTTCGTCGGCAACGTCTCCATAGCAGTCCTATCCGGGTTCAATACCAACGTCACTTGGACGGATTCCATCTACGCGACATCCATATCCTCTTTCACGAATTGGATAGTCAGCATTGCATCTACATAG